The sequence agatgttttcggggtacgtgggtatatataggaggaagaagtacgtcggtggccgcttgaggggcccaggagacagggggcgcgcccaggaggggtgggcgcgccctcctatctcctgaccgcctcgattacttcttgacttgcactccaagtcctctggatcacgttcgtttcaaaaatcacgctcccgaaggtttcattccatttggactccgtttgatattccttttcttcgaaatactaaaataggcaaaaaaaacatcaatacgggctggacctccggttagtaggttagtcccaaaaatgatataaatgtgtaaaataaagcccataaacatccaaaaggggtaatataatagcatggaacaatcaaaaattatagataccttggagacgtatcactaccttgttgtttttatattttcagattacaaaaacatatatctaccatccatattacacttgtctcatcatctcttcgccaaactagttgcctatacaatttaccattgtattgagtgtgttggggatacaagagactctttgttatttggttgcagagttgtttgagaaataccatcttcatcctacgcctcctacggattgataaaccttaggtcatccacttgaaggaaaattgttgctgtcctacaaaactctgcgcttgaggcctaacacgagtctacaagaagaaggttgcgtagtagacattattAGTCTCTGTCATTTACTTCAGATATATTTCAGACCATAACATATCTCCCTCATCATTCTGTTATATTGTCTTAGTCTCCTTCACATCTTGTGTTGTGATCATTTACCTCGTCGTAGTTCTTTCTCATAGTAatctatcgtagttcatttctcgTTCACTGTCATGATATTGTATTAGTTTGCATATTGCATTATCATCGGTCAAACTTGTGATATCCTATGCTCGAGTCATAATTGCTTCCTACATCAATAGTTATGTTCCTCAATAGCATGCTTGACTGAGTTCTTTTCTACCAAACCTTATTTCCGCAGTTGTGATTGGGATCAGTTCAAAACAATCTTAGGAATTTTTTAATCTCCCATTCAACCCCCCCCCCTTCCTCTGGTCGACATACTCTTGGTCCTAACACCATGCCATACGATCACTCATATGAGCAGGCGTGGTCGTATGGAACATCGTCTTTTGCACTTTTTCTTCTGGTGCGCCTCCCACTTGATTTCCTTTATCTCCACTTTACTCCTTTTCATGTTCTAGCTTGATTCCGTCCATATATAGCCCATTTTCTTGTGGAAATAGAATAAAGATAGGATATTTGGAATAATATGCCTATCATTATTCATTAGCGCCAATATCGGAGCGAATATCTTGGTTTCAATGAAATATATCGGTTTAAACTCAGGTTAGAGGAGTGTAAAAATAATACTCGTCAGGGCTTGGACACGAAGTTGGCACTTGAGGGCGGTTGGAGCAGTATGTAGAGATCACCACAAAACATTTTTGGGTGCCTCTGCTATAGTGTTTCCAACGATCAGTGGCCCACCTACTCTGGAGGCGATGGTAGTAAGGGAGATGTTGGCCCTGGCAGACGATCTCTATCTATAGAAGATTCAGGTGGCTTCAGACTGCAAGGTAGTTGTGAATGATATCAACCAAGGGATTACCGCAAGCTACGGGCTATTATCCGAGAAATAGTTTAtcattctatttctttcattttttgcAATTTTTTAATCATTTTTGGTCCTCGAGTGTGGAGGCACACAATTTAGCGAAGCATGCTCTAACTTTAGAGgctggccgccatgtttggttaggtcaGCCCGGTGATCTTTTTTTCATCCTTGTAAACATTGTAACAAATTAATAAAGCTTCGCGAGATTGtcttaaaaaataaaataaaaaacaactaATACAATTATGTGGCATTCAATTATTGCCTCAAAAAATTGTGGCattcaaaaaaattaccacaataTGAGAAAAATGATagtgtaattcaaaaaaattataaTATTCAAACAATGTTTGTGGCATTTCGAAAAGTGTTTTCGTGTTTCAAAAAGTCTAGGTGACATTTCAAAATATGTTAACCATGTATTTGCAAAATGTTATACATATATAAAAATGTTCcagatgtatatgaaaaatgtacaatgtgtatgaaaaaaagtagacatcaaaacatgtatttaaaaaatgttaatcatgtatttgaaaaagtgttcaacatgcATAAAAAATTTCCTGGTGTATGAAAAAAATGACAAGGTGTATGGAAACAAGTAAACACCAAAAATATGTTGAAACAGTGTTAAACGTGTATATAAACAATATTCGtgatgtataagaaaaatgtataGCGTGTATGAAAAAAGTTTACAGCAAaatatatgtttgaaaaaaatgttacttatgtatttgaaaaatgttctatatgtataaaaaatgtatagtgtgtacaaaaaaatacacatcaaaacatatatttatcACATATAAGAAAATGTTTAATGTGCACACAGAAGATTCACAATTGTGCTTCTCCAAAAAAGTGAAGCACGGTTTGTCCAATTTTGAAGCCCATGTTAGTTCGATTTTGGAGCATAGATTTCAACCGAATTTCTTTTCAATGAAATCTAtgaacatgagatctagttttgaaggtctAAACGTGAGAAACACAATGATAAAAATGATTCGTGATATGGATGCATGGTTTGAGAGATAAATTGCTTTGAAAAAATTGTATCTGTGAAAAAAAACACGTAAACCTATCCATCTCTCCCTACGCGTGGGGAGAAATCCCATCAAAACTCTCTCAATGCGACAGGTTGCGCACATGCGATGCCCCACTTGCCACCAGCAAAGGAGATGGGAGTAAACATAGTGGGCCTTCGGTAGAAAACAAACCAGTGCGTCATGAAGAACGATTCGGCAAAAAATAATTGCCAGCAAAGCGATGCATTAGGAAAGCTGATTGGGCAAAAGTAAAGATGGTATTGCTGACGTGGCACACACAATGAGGTGGATAGGTTGCATGTCAAGATAAATATAGCAGTGGGGATCACTCTATTAGGTACAGGAAGGATTACTACATACTCTAGTCTATTACTCACAAGCACTCTGCACCATGTCATCGTCACTACACTATCGCTTGGAATCAAAGAATAACTTGAAGACACAACACGATAAACACCTACAAGAGGCAAACAACCGTTTCTTTAGCTCTTCATGGGATCGATAATCTTACTTCCTGAAAGCAACTACAACCAACTATGTACACTTGCAGGACATCATGTAACATTTCCCTGATTTGCTTCGGTTAAACCATGCATTCTAATTTGTCGATCACCCTCCAAAATCTCGTATCAATCTTGTTGATACAATGTTGCACTGGTTTCTCAAGGATCCTCGGAAAGGAAGGCCTTCACCGTCGTCGAGCTTCTTTGTATAATTTCACTGCCTTCTGCATGACCTTGTGTTGCGACAAATATTGCGATCTTGTAACATATGAAGGATATCTAGACATGAGAGATTCCTTTTTTGTTAAAGCACCCATATTTGCTAGCTTCCAGAGGACCACAAGGGCTTTGTACGGATCGAAACCTGCAGCGCCGAGTAGCATGATTCCAATATGATCCGCCTCTATCTCCATCCTACGGACGTAGGAAACCGTCAAAGATGAACCAAATCTAAGACTTGCTGAATCAAACCAACTCACAAGGTCGAACCAACTTAATAGTAATAAAAACCAAAGAGATAAGAGAGTACACTAGCGAGATTAATGTCAAATCACATGTAGGAAGCCCTTTATTATTGATAACATGATATGCAAGCTCCTCCGGTGTGGCACATTGTGCTAAAGATGCATATTTTCATTGTATCGCTATAAATTAGTCTATCGTGGGatattttatttagttcgatctttatGTGTCATTCTTCTACTTTTTGTCAGTTGAGCGCCCTAGTCGACCGAGAAATTCCAAGGCTTTCTAAAATTATCTTTGTCGATGGGATTATGATTGTTAATTCTACATTTAACATAACGTAGGTAGTTGTGCACCATAAGAATTGTATGCAACTTTTTTCTGTTTCTGATTTTGAATTCATGATGTGCAACTTCGGGGACTGACAAATGACTAATTATCAGATGATCTTAGAAACAACTAACGGGTACTATATAACATGCAGAGTAGGCCTCCTTACAAGTGTCATGTAGAATATCTCTAGAGTGCACTACATTGTGAAATCTGTAGTACGTAGTAACTAACTTAAATAAGAACATGTGAAAATGTAGTACTGAACTAACTGCATGTCTACCTTCGGCTACAATGTAGTACTACTAACTAATTGTAGTAGTAGCTAACTTGAACAAGAACATGTGAAAATGCAAAAGGTGGACATACATTGAAAAGAAAGGCCGCCATAAGAGAGTGGGAAACCAATCTTGCCTGGCGATGTCCGCCTTGTGCCTTGCAATGACGTGCCCAACCTAGAAAAATAATAATAGCACGATGGATGAGAGTTTGAATTCCATGACGTGAACTCAGTAATCCAGTATATATTAAACCTAGCTACCTCACCTCGTGGCCAAGAGCAAAGGCAATCTCAGCGTCAGTCTTGAGAAGGTCGAGCAATCCTGTGGTGACCATTATCTTGCCGGGCATGCACCCTGCATTGACCCGACGATCTTTGACAAGGACGACCTCCCACTTGAGCCCACGGAGATGTCGGGCGTGCGGCTGCAAGACGGCCTGGTTTCTTACCCTGCGGCTTTCTTCGGTTCTCGTTATCCAGATCCTGCGCATTCTTGTGAGAGGAGAGCATCACAATGTCGTGGCTGTCTATGTCGAGGTTGCGGTGAGTGGCGTGGATGACTTTCTCCAATATGCGGCGGACGCGGACAGTGTCAGGGTGGAGCGGGTCGACGATCCGAGACTCGGCGGCGTACTTGTTCATGCGCTCGTCGAAGCGGTGAACAGAGACCTCACGCTCGGATTGGGGGGAGAGGACCACCACATGAGTCCGATTAGTGTACGGCACGACCTCAATGTCGAGGTACGGGCGGTAGACGGCTAATGCCGTGAGGCCCGTGACGCCGGAGACGAGAACTACCGCGGAGGCGATCCTGAGCGGACTGTGGTACCAACGGGGCCGGGGGTCGACGGGCTGGGAGGTGCAGTAGCATCGACGGAGCGCGGGCGATCGACAAACGGCAGCGGGTTTGGTGATGCGGTGGAGCAAGGATCCTATTCCTAGGTGGAGTGGTTGCGGTAGCAAGTAGCCGGGACGCGAGGCGGCTGTGAGCGGAGCACGGCCACGGGCTCCGATGCTGAGGATGCGGCGGCAAGAATTCGCTAAGATCATGTTCTCTTAATCTTTGTTCCGATCTTCTTTGTCTTTGAGACAAATATAAATAATCCGGGAGAGGTTTTACTCTCTTTAGGAGCGCGACTGTACCCTCGCATCGCTAggagtgggccggcccattggcACGTCCGCTAGCTAGCGTTAATTCATTAGTTTTAATAACTAGCTAAGCGGGGAGGAAGCTTATCTCCCCTCTCGCTAGGGTTTTTCCTCCTCTCGGCAGCGGCGACGTCAAACCGTAGAGATCGGCTTCCTCCCCGGCCCTTCCCTCCTCCGCCAGCGACCGCCGGGGCTCACGGGTCCTGGTGGGCAGCGCGGCGTTAGGGTTTCGATCGGGTTAATACCGCCCACGGAGCACTTAACCCCGGGCAAGAGAATCATGGCTACTGCGGCGTCGAGTTCGGCTACGGCGACATTCGATCTCGAAGCGCTGATGGAGGAACTAGGCTTGAAGGAGGATGACTTCCAGGACGTGGTTGTGGATGATAGCGAGTTGATCCCTGAAGCAACTCGTTGGATGGCTTTGGCTAGGGTGCACACTAACAAACCCTACAACCAATATTGGTTCTATCGGAACATGAGGGTGGCATGGGATCTGGCGCAAGAGGTGAAAATCCGGCCGCTCGAGGATAATCTGTACTCTATGCAATTCTCATGCCTTGGCGACTGGGAGAGAGTAATGGATGAAGGCCCCTGGAATTTCAAAGGAAAAGATGTCGTGATGGCGCCCTATGATGGATTCACCAAGCCCTCCACAATCGAGCTTAACAAGATCGATATTTGGGTTCAGATCCACGATCTCCCAGATGGTTTCTACTCCAAAATCAAAGCCCTGTCAGCTACTGTCGGTGAATTCATATTTGCCGAACCCAAGTCACATGACTTTGAGGAAAACTTTGCTCGTGTTCGGGTGAAAATTGATGTTACTAAGCCTTTGAAGAACGCTATCTCTCTAGTGGTCAAGAGGAAGGAAACTCTGGAACGAGTAATCTTCAGAGTTAAGTACGAAAGGCTCCCCGACTGGTGTGCAGTTTGTGGGTACCTTGGCCATCTTTTCAAGGAGTGCGGCGATGGAGTTCACCCTCCTAAAGCGCTAGTCTTCAAGGATCTTAAGGCATCTTGGTCCAGGGGGCCTGGCAATGGACCAGGAGACCGCAATGGGTCCAGAGGTGGACGAGGGAGAGGCCGTGCTGGAAGAGGCGGTGGACGCGGAAGAACACAGTTCGGTCCCCATCACGACCAGAACTATGACAGTTCGGGTGAGACTGAAAAAGATACAACGATGTTggaagcggatggtaacaggaagaggGCTGCGGCAGTTGTAGAAGGGGGCCAGAAGGGAGCAGCTACTACACACCAATCAAACAAACCCCTGATGTTGCCTGCACCGGAGATACCGGTTAGTCCATCTGCGAAGCAAGAACCAAAGAGAAACAAGCTAAGTACAACAACACATGAGTCAACTGGGGCGAAGAGCTCTGTCTCAAACAAAAACAACGATGCGCGTGCGGCGGGCCTCCTTGGGGGGCACCGCCAGGCGCAATGAGTCTCTTCTGCTGGAACTGTCGCGGAATAGGCAAGGCTGCGATAGTTCGAGAGCTTCGCGATTTCGCGAGGCATCTTGCCCCCTCTATTATTTGCATCCTAGAAACACAAATAGAGGGTAAGAGAGTTGAAAATTTGGTAGAATCTTTGGGTTACAATAAGAG comes from Triticum aestivum cultivar Chinese Spring chromosome 5B, IWGSC CS RefSeq v2.1, whole genome shotgun sequence and encodes:
- the LOC123117121 gene encoding mitochondrial metalloendopeptidase OMA1-like, with the protein product MRRIWITRTEESRRVRNQAVLQPHARHLRGLKWEVVLVKDRRVNAGCMPGKIMVTTGLLDLLKTDAEIAFALGHEVGHVIARHKADIARQDWFPTLLWRPFFSMMEIEADHIGIMLLGAAGFDPYKALVVLWKLANMGALTKKESLMSRYPSYVTRSQYLSQHKVMQKAVKLYKEARRR